One Rosa chinensis cultivar Old Blush chromosome 5, RchiOBHm-V2, whole genome shotgun sequence genomic region harbors:
- the LOC112202394 gene encoding squamosa promoter-binding-like protein 3: MEPNKAQGKRSLNFKTEEEEEEEEEDEDEEHASTVLLHGEDDRRKRVMVMNSTTSSASPSKKGSGAGGSTTTRPSCQAQSCNADLSDAKQYYRRHKVCDFHSKAPAVIVGGLQQRFCQQCSRFHNLSEFDENKRSCRRRLAGHNERRRKSSADYSN; the protein is encoded by the exons ATGGAACCAAACAAAGCTcaaggaaagaggagcttgaaCTTCAAGactgaggaggaggaagaggaagaggaagaggatgaggacgaagagcaTGCGAGTACGGTACTACTGCATGGAGAAGATGACAGGAGAAAAAGAGTGATGGTGATGAATAGTACTACTAGCTCTGCTAGTCCAAGCAAGAAAGGATCCGGTGCAGGGGGGTCTACGACGACAAGGCCGTCTTGCCAAGCGCAGAGTTGCAATGCAGACCTGAGTGATGCAAAGCAATACTACCGCCGCCACAAGGTCTGCGATTTTCATTCCAAGGCTCCGGCGGTGATCGTCGGTGGTCTCCAACAGCGGTTTTGCCAGCAATGTAGCAG GTTTCATAACCTGTCAGAGTTCGATGAAAACAAAAGGAGTTGTCGCAGACGTTTAGCTGGGCACAACGAACGGCGCCGGAAAAGCTCCGCCGATTATTCCAACTGA
- the LOC112166251 gene encoding mitochondrial arginine transporter BAC1, which produces MRDSSGYKEYVAGLLAGVATVGTGHPFDTVKVKMQMHNTVEHGITYRNGLHCTVRILRTEGIKGLYRGATSSFMGVAFESSLLFGMYSQMKQSLQGNVQSAVPQPQIIIPSAAFGGAMISFILCPSELVKCRMQVQGTDSLVPISSRYAGPLDCALKTVKEDGVRGIFRGGFTTFLREATGNAVFFTVYEYVRYHMHLQLKSASSDHKNLIDVGVGIVSGGLGGIAFWSAVLPLDVAKTIIQTSADKNSTRNPFQILSSIYKMAGLKGCYTGLGPTIVRAFPANAAAIVSWEIAIKLLGIQRE; this is translated from the exons ATGAGGGATAGCTCCGGCTACAAGGAATACGTGGCCGGCTTGCTCGCCGGCGTTGCCACTGTTGGCACCGGCCATCCCTTCGACACCGTCAAG GTGAAGATGCAAATGCACAACACTGTAGAACATGGGATTACATACCGGAACGGTTTGCATTGTACTGTAAGGATACTAAGGACTGAAGGG ATTAAAGGACTTTACAGAGGGGCAACTTCATCTTTTATGGGGGTAGCTTTTGAGAGTTCGCTTCTTTTTGGCATGTATTCCCAGATGAAACAGTCGCTGCAG GGAAATGTGCAAAGTGCTGTGCCACAACCACAAATCATAATTCCATCTGCAGCTTTTGGTGGAGCAATGATCAGTTTTATACTATGCCCCTCAGAGCTGGTGAAG TGTAGGATGCAAGTTCAAGGCACAGACTCTTTGGTACCGATATCAAGTAGATATGCTGGCCCTCTTGATTGCGCCCTTAAAACTGTAAAAGAGGATGGG GTTAGAGGAATTTTTCGCGGAGGTTTTACAACATTTTTAAGAGAAGCTACTGGAAATGCAGTCTTTTTCACCGTTTATGAGTATGTTCGCTATCATATGCATTTACAACTGAAATCTGCTTCATCGGACCACAAGAACTTGATTGACGTGGGAGTTGGGATTGTTAGTGGTGGCCTTGGTGGTATAGCT TTTTGGTCTGCTGTGTTGCCCTTGGATGTTGCGAAGACTATAATTCAGACATCTGCAGATAAGAACTCTACGAGAAATCCATTTCAAATCTTAAGCTCA ATATACAAAATGGCTGGATTGAAAGGATGCTATACAGGTCTGGGTCCTACAATAGTTAGGGCCTTTCCTGCTAATGCGGCGGCAATTGTCAGCTGGGAAATTGCCATAAAACTATTAGGCATCCAACGTGAATAA